One genomic window of Arvicola amphibius chromosome 4, mArvAmp1.2, whole genome shotgun sequence includes the following:
- the LOC119811495 gene encoding olfactory receptor 1361-like, whose protein sequence is MGGDNETMIAEFLLLGLSGKSEQEELVFGMFLGMYMVTISGNLLIILAISCDPRLHTPMYFFLANLSSVDICFSSVTVPKALVNHMVGSKSISYMECMTQIYFFITFINMDGFLLSVMAYDRYVAICHPLHYTLMMSPRLCALLVAISWVITNLHALLHTVLMVRLTFCSHNAVHHFFCDPYPILKLSCSDTFINDLMVFTVGGVIFLTPFSCIVVSYAYIFSNVLKMPSTRGIKKALSTCGSHLTVVSLFYGAILGVYMRPSSSYSLQDTVATVIFTVVTPLVNPFIYSLRNRDMKAALRKMVLRC, encoded by the coding sequence ATGGGTGGAGATAATGAGACCATGATTGCAGAATTCCTCCTCCTGGGACTCTCTGGAAAGTCAGAGCAAGAAGAGCTTGTCTTTGGGATGTTCTTGGGGATGTACATGGTCACCATCTCTGGGAACCTCCTCATCATCCTGGCCATCAGCTGTGACCCTCgtctccacacacccatgtacttcttcttGGCCAACCTCTCCAGTGTTGACATCTGCTTTTCCTCAGTCACCGTCCCCAAGGCTCTGGTGAaccacatggtgggaagcaagtcCATCTCTTACATGGAGTGCATGACCCAGATCtattttttcattacatttatcaACATGGACGGTTTCCTCCTGAGtgtgatggcctatgaccgctatgtggccatttgTCACCCACTCCACTACACCCTGATGATGAGCCCCAGACTCTGTGCCCTCCTGGTGGCCATATCATGGGTCATCACAAATCTGCATGCTCTCTTGCACACTGTCCTCATGGTTCGACTCACCTTCTGCTCCCACAATGCAGTGCACCACTTCTTCTGTGACCCATATCCTATCCTGAAGCTCTCTTGTTCTGACACCTTTATTAATGACCTCATGGTCTTCACTGTGGGTGGAGTGATATTCCTGACACCATTTTCTTGCATTGTTGTTTCCTATGCTTACATTTTCTCTAATGTCCTGAAGATGCCCTCTACCCGTGGGATAAAGAAAGCCCTATCCACATGTGGGTCTCACCTCACTGTGGTCTCTCTCTTCTATGGGGCAATCCTGGGGGTCTATATGCGCCCTTCATCCTCCTACTCACTACAGGACACGGTGGCCACTGTCATCTTCACCGTGGTGACACCACTGGTCAATCCcttcatctacagcctgaggaatcGTGACATGAAAGCAGCCCTAAGGAAGATGGTTCTCAGATGCTAG
- the LOC119813116 gene encoding olfactory receptor 1361-like, with product MGGDNHTTVTEFLLLGLSEESEQEELVFGLFLGMYMVTISGNLLIILAISCDPRLHTPMYFFLANLSSVDICFSSVTVPTALVNHMVGSKSISYTECMMQIYFLFTFVTLDNFLLSVMAYDRYVAICHPLHYTLMMRPRVCVLLVAISWVITNLHALLHILLMIRLTFCSHNAVPHFYCDPYLVMKLSCTDTFINHVTYFSEGGMMFMTPFVCIAVSYAYICSKVLKMPSAQGIRKAMSTCGSHLTVVCLFYGAILGIYLHPSSSYSLQDAVASVIFTVVTPMANPFIYSLRNRDIKGALRKIILRS from the coding sequence ATGGGTGGTGACAATCACACGACAGTCACAGAATTCCTCCTCCTGGGACTCTCTGAAGAGTCAGAACAAGAAGAGCTTGTCTTTGGGCTGTTCTTGGGGATGTACATGGTCACCATCTCTGGGAACCTCCTCATCATCCTGGCCATCAGCTGTGACCCTCgtctccacacacccatgtacttcttcttGGCCAACCTCTCCAGTGTTGACATCTGCTTTTCCTCAGTCACCGTCCCCACGGCACTGGTGAaccacatggtgggaagcaagtcCATCTCTTACACAGAGTGTATGATGCAGATCTACTTCTTGTTCACATTCGTCACCTTGGACAATTTTCTCCTGAGtgtgatggcctatgaccgctatgtggccatttgTCACCCACTCCACTACACCCTGATGATGAGGCCCAGAGTCTGTGTCCTCCTGGTGGCGATATCATGGGTCATCACAAACCTGCATGCTCTCTTGCATATTCTCCTCATGATTCGACTCACCTTCTGTTCCCACAATGCAGTGCCCCACTTCTACTGTGACCCCTACCTTGTCATGAAACTCTCTTGTACTGATACCTTTATCAATCATGTGACATACTTTTCTGAGGGTGGAATGATGTTTATGACACCTTTTGTATGTATTGCTGTTTCCTATGCCTACATCTGCTCTAAGGTCTTAAAGATGCCCTCTGCCCAGGGGATAAGGAAAGCCATGTCCACTTGTGGTTCCCACCTGACTGTGGTCTGTCTTTTCTATGGGGCGATCCTAGGGATTTATTTgcacccttcttcctcctactcACTACAGGATGCAGTGGCCTCTGTCATCTTCACAGTGGTGACCCCCATGGCCAACCCcttcatctacagcctgaggaaccgTGACATCAAAGGAGCCCTAAGGAAGATAATTCTCAGGTCCTAG
- the LOC119813032 gene encoding olfactory receptor 1361-like, which translates to MGGDNHTTVTEFLLLGFSEESEQEDVVFGMFLGMYMVTISGNLLIILAISCDPRLHTPMYFFLANLSSVDICFSSVTVPKALVNHMVGSKSISYMECMAQMYFLFIFGNMDGFLLSVMAYDRYVAICHPLHYTLMMRPRFCVLLVAIAWVITNLNALLHTLLMIRLTFCSHNAVPHFYCDPYLVLKLSCSDTFINDVTAFAEGGMIFMTPFVCIVVSYAYICSKVLKMPSAQGIRKAVSTCGSHLTVVCLFYGAILGVYMHPSSSYSLQDAVASVIFTVVTPMANPFIYSLRNRDIKGALRKIILRS; encoded by the coding sequence ATGGGTGGTGACAATCACACAACAGTCACAGAATTCCTCCTCCTGGGATTCTCTGAAGAGTCAGAACAAGAAGACGTTGTCTTTGGAATGTTCTTGGGGATGTACATGGTCACCATCTCTGGGAACCTCCTCATCATCCTGGCCATCAGCTGTGACCCTCgtctccacacacccatgtacttcttcttGGCTAACCTCTCCAGTGTCGACATCTGCTTTTCCTCAGTCACCGTCCCCAAGGCTCTGGTGAaccacatggtgggaagcaagtcCATCTCTTACATGGAGTGCATGGCCCAGATGTACTTCTTGTTCATATTTGGTAACATGGATGGCTTCCTCTTGAGtgtgatggcctatgaccgctatgtggccatttgTCACCCACTCCACTACACCCTGATGATGAGGCCCAGATTCTGTGTCCTTCTGGTGGCCATAGCATGGGTCATCACAAATCTGAATGCTCTCTTGCACACTCTCCTCATGATTCGACTCACCTTCTGTTCCCACAATGCAGTGCCCCACTTCTACTGTGATCCCTAccttgtcctgaaactctcttgtTCTGATACCTTTATCAATGATGTCACAGCCTTTGCTGAAGGTGGAATGATATTTATGACACCATTTGTATGCATAGTTGTTTCCTATGCCTACATCTGCTCTAAGGTCTTGAAGATGCCCTCTGCCCAGGGGATAAGGAAAGCCGTGTCCACTTGTGGTTCCCACCTCACTGTGGTCTGTCTTTTCTATGGGGCGATCCTAGGAGTTTATATgcacccttcttcctcctactcACTACAGGATGCAGTGGCTTCTGTCATCTTCACAGTGGTGACCCCCATGGCCAACCCcttcatctacagcctgaggaaccgTGACATCAAAGGAGCCCTAAGGAAGATAATTCTCAGGTCCTAG
- the LOC119813146 gene encoding olfactory receptor 1361-like, with amino-acid sequence MDGDNHTTVTEFLLLGLSEDSVQEELVFGMFLGMYMVTISGNLLIILAISCDPHLHTPMYFFLANLSSVDICFSSVTVPKALVNHMVGSKSISYMECMIQMYFLFTFGTLDNFLLSVMAYDRYVAICHPLHYTLMMRPRFCILLVAISWVIAYLRALLHTLLMVRLTFCSHNAVPHFFCDPYLVMKLSCSDTFINNVTIFTEGGMLFMAAFLCIVVSYFCICSKVLKMPSAQGIKKAMSTCGSHLTVVCLFYGAILGVYMHPSSSYSLQDAVASVIFTVVIPMANPFIYSLRNRDIKGALRKIILRS; translated from the coding sequence ATGGATGGTGACAATCACACAACAGTCACAGAATTCCTCCTCCTGGGACTCTCTGAAGATTCAGTCCAAGAAGAGCTTGTCTTTGGGATGTTCTTGGGGATGTACATGGTCACCATCTCTGGGAACCTCCTCATCATCCTGGCCATCAGCTGTGACCCTcatctccacacacccatgtacttcttcttGGCCAACCTCTCCAGTGTTGACATCTGCTTTTCCTCAGTCACCGTCCCCAAGGCTCTAGTGAaccacatggtgggaagcaagtcCATCTCTTACATGGAGTGCATGATCCAGATGTACTTCTTGTTCACATTCGGCACGTTGGACAATTTTCTCCTAAGtgtgatggcctatgaccgctatgtggccatttgTCACCCACTCCACTACACCCTGATGATGAGGCCTAGATTCTGCATCCTCCTGGTGGCCATATCATGGGTCATCGCATACCTGCGTGCTCTCTTGCACACTCTCCTCATGGTTCGACTCACCTTCTGTTCCCACAATGCAGTGCCCCACTTCTTCTGTGATCCCTATCTTGTCATGAAACTCTCTTGTTCTGATACCTTTATCAATAATGTCACAATCTTCACTGAAGGTGGAATGCTATTTATGGCAGCATTTCTATGCATAGTTGTTTCCTATTTCTGCATCTGCTCTAAGGTCTTGAAGATGCCCTCTGCTCAGGGGATAAAGAAAGCCATGTCCACTTGTGGTTCCCACCTCACTGTGGTTTGCCTTTTCTACGGGGCGATCCTAGGAGTTTATATgcacccttcttcctcctactcACTACAGGATGCAGTGGCTTCTGTCATCTTCACAGTGGTTATACCCATGGCCAACCCcttcatctacagcctgaggaatcGCGACATCAAAGGAGCCCTAAGGAAGATAATTCTCAGGTCCTAG